From a region of the Malania oleifera isolate guangnan ecotype guangnan chromosome 12, ASM2987363v1, whole genome shotgun sequence genome:
- the LOC131144562 gene encoding trihelix transcription factor ENAP1-like, producing the protein MGDLTESAAAQSRPTMPIREDCWSEEATSTLVDAWGRRYLELNRGNLRQKDWQEVADAVNDRHGHVKKARRTDVQCKNRIDTLKKKYKVEKARVSDSNGTVTSSWPFFSRLDALIGPNASAKKPSPSPTSSLPVALPLPYRKNPAPAPVLPLKRPSLAVPVDDSYFRRNYSAVAAAAAAAADSDAEDDDSEDSRSSGESGQRDAESDGIRRLARAIARFGEIYERLEEEKQRQMIELEKQRMQFAKDLEFQRMQMFMDTQVQLEKIKRSRRSGSNGDDMYS; encoded by the exons ATGGGTGATTTGACGGAATCTGCCGCGGCGCAATCGCGTCCGACGATGCCGATCCGCGAGGACTGCTGGAGCGAGGAGGCCACATCCACGCTCGTCGACGCCTGGGGCCGCCGTTACCTCGAGCTCAACCGCGGCAACCTCCGCCAGAAGGACTGGCAGGAGGTTGCGGACGCCGTCAACGATCGCCACGGCCACGTCAAGAAGGCTCGCCGCACCGATGTCCAGTGCAAGAACCGTATCGATACGCTTAAGAAGAAGTATAAGGTCGAGAAAGCTAGGGTTTCTGATTCTAATGGAACCGTGACCAGTTCCTGGCCCTTCTTTTCCCGTCTCGATGCCCTAATTGGACCCAACGCTTCAGCCAAAAAGCCATCGCCCTCGCCGACGTCGTCTCTGCCGGTTGCCCTTCCCTTGCCCTACCGGAAAAATCCTGCTCCGGCACCGGTTCTTCCCCTGAAACGCCCGTCCCTTGCTGTGCCTGTTGATGATTCGTACTTTCGCCGGAACTATTCAGCGGTTGCAGCAGCTGCGGCTGCAGCTGCGGATTCCGACGCTGAGGATGATGATTCTGAGGATTCGAGGTCAAGCGGGGAGAGCGGGCAGCGGGATGCAGAGTCTGATGGGATAAGGCGGCTGGCACGGGCGATTGCCAGGTTTGGGGAGATTTATGAGAGACTGGAGGAAGAGAAACAGAGGCAGATGATAGAATTGGAGAAGCAGAGAATGCAGTTTGCCAAGGATTTGGAGTTTCAGAGGATGCAAATGTTTATGGATACTCAGGTTCAGCTGGAGAAGATCAAACGGTCGAGAAGATCTGGTTCAAATGGTGATG ATATGTACAGCTAG